Within Pseudomonadota bacterium, the genomic segment TCCGCGTCACCTCGGGCGACCGGGCGTACTGTCGCTGGAGCGCGAGGAACCTCGACGTGTCGCCCTTGGCCTGGTTGACGCGCTCGACGGCGTACCCCTCGGCCTCCTGGAGCACCTGCCGCGCCTCGCCCTTGGCCCTCGGGATCTCCTTGTTGTACTCGGCCCAGGCGTCGTTCTGCAGGCGGTCGCGCTCCTGCTCGGCCTGGTTCACCTCGTTGAACGACGGCTTGACCGGATCCGGCGGCGCCGAGTTGCGCAGCTCGATGCGCTGGATCGTCACGCCGGTCTCGAACCTCTCGCACATGTCGGAGAGGCGCGCCCGGCCGTTGCGCAGGATCTCCTCGCGGCCGGTGGTGAGCACCTCGGTGATCGAGTAGTCGCCTATCACCTCGCGCATCGTCGACTCGCCGAGCGCGCGCAGCGTCTCCTCGGTCTGCATGCCGCGCACCTTGAACAGGTAGGCGTACGGATCGGCGATCTGGTAGTGGGCGATCCACTCGAGCATCGCGACGTTCAGGTCGCCGGTGAGCATCATCGACTCGGCGCTGGTCTCGAGATCGCGCGTGAAGATCGACTTATCGCCAGCCTCGACCGTCCGGAAGCCGAACTCGACCTTGAGCTGCTGCTTGGCGGGCACCTTGATCACGGCGTCCACCATCGGGATCCTGAAGTGCGGGCCCGGCTCGGAGATCTCGGTGAACCTCCCGAAGCGCGTGACCACGCCGACCTCCTCGGGCTCGACCTGGTAGTACGACGTCACGGCGAGGATGATCGCGATCAGGATCAGGACGATGATCGTGATCATCGGTTTCAGCTTGCGCCAGAGCTTGCCGATGTCGGCGCCCGACGGCATGTCGGGGAACGGATATTGGGGTTGGTTCATCGGCGTGCTCCCTGCTGTATTGGCTGCGTTTCGCCCGCAACATAACACAGGGCAGGGCGACGTAAAGGGGCGGCACGGGTTCCCGCGCTTCGGTGCCGCGGGCCCGCGCTGCTCTCGTCCTTGCTGTCCTTGCAGTCCTTTGGGTCCTTGTCTCTGCCTGCTCAAAGGCTCAGTTCGGCTGGTAGATGGCGTCGCGATCCTTGCCGCCGGCGTAGTACTTCCAGTCGCGGTCGAAGGTGAGCGCGCCGAACAGGTTCACGGCGACGCCGAAGACGACCGCGGCGACGAACAGCTTCCCGAAGCGGCGGCCGCCGAGCGCGAGCAGGAGCAGGAGCAGCGGCGCGAAGTCGAGCGAGAACCTGTAGCCGAACTGCACCCAGCCGCTGTTCTGGTACAGGAGGCTCGGCAGCGCGACGAGCGCGGCGGTCGCGGCGATCCACAGGTACTGCCGCGTCGCCGGCTTGGGCCAGAGGATCCACAGCAGCGCCGGCGTCGTGAACCAGAGCGCGAGCCCGTGCAGGCTCACCTTCACGTACGGCGCCTCGGCGGAGATCCACGGCAGCGACGTGAGCGCCACGCCGAGGTTGTGCGCGAGGTAGTGCGTGTGGAACAGCCCCCACTTCTCGATCCGCGCGGTCTGGCGCACCACGAGGTAGTTGTGGCCGAAGTCGAGCGGATCGCCGAAGCGGCCGGCGTTCATCGCGAGGAGGAGGCCGACGACGATCGCGAGCGGCAGCGCGAACAGGATCACGAGCCGAGCGATCCGCCTCGCGCCGAGGCCGCGGAGCGCGGCGGCGATCCAGCGGAGGAGGCCCTTCGCCTCGTCGTCCGCGCCCTGCCGGAGCGCCTCGTACGCGAAGAACGGGAGCGCCAGGATCATGGGCGGCCGGCACGCGAACGCGAGGCCGAGGAAGAGGCCGGCGAGGACCGGGTGCCGCGCGTCGACGGAGGCTATCAGGAACGCGAGCAGCATCACCGTGCCGACCATGTGCGCCGTGTACCAGACCGATCCCTGCACCGCGCAGAAGAAGTACACGGTGCCGACGCCGTAAAGGGCGGTGAGCAGGCTGAGCTCCCACGGCTTCCTGCCGAGCCGGCCGCGCGCGGCGAGGAACTGCAGGAGCGCGAGCAAAAGCGCGGGCCCGGCCGCGGCGAAGAGGAGCGTGAACAGCCGGTCGTCGAAGTCGAGCCCCTGGAGCGCGACGCCCGGGAGCATGAGCACGGCGGGCAGCGGCGGGAACGACACGAACCACTTGCCCTCGAACCGCGCCCAGTCGTTCTTGTGCGGCGGCTTGCCCTCGAGCGTGAGCCGCCCGTCGAGCATGCCGTCGGCCATGTAGACGTAGTGGTTGTCGCGCGAGTGCGTCTTCAGGCGGTCGCCCATCACCGCGCCGAAGACGACGAGCGACACGACGTAGGCGATCAAGGGTCCCTTGAGGATCTGGATCCAACTGCGCGCCATGACCGCGGATCGTGCACGGCGGCCCGGCGGCTGTCAAAGAG encodes:
- the hflK gene encoding FtsH protease activity modulator HflK gives rise to the protein MNQPQYPFPDMPSGADIGKLWRKLKPMITIIVLILIAIILAVTSYYQVEPEEVGVVTRFGRFTEISEPGPHFRIPMVDAVIKVPAKQQLKVEFGFRTVEAGDKSIFTRDLETSAESMMLTGDLNVAMLEWIAHYQIADPYAYLFKVRGMQTEETLRALGESTMREVIGDYSITEVLTTGREEILRNGRARLSDMCERFETGVTIQRIELRNSAPPDPVKPSFNEVNQAEQERDRLQNDAWAEYNKEIPRAKGEARQVLQEAEGYAVERVNQAKGDTSRFLALQRQYARSPEVTRTRLYLETMNKILPRAGKKLYSDAGSKNGVVPLLYPITQGMTPAAPAAQGAGVAR